Genomic segment of Veillonella parvula DSM 2008:
TTAAAGTAAGGTTTAAAACCTTCACTTTGATGACGAGTTTTTTTCTCACCACGTGGACGATCAGATTTGCGATCATCTCTGCGGCGGTCACCTTTACGGTCATTACGACGATCACTTCTACGATCATCGCGACTGCGACGACGGTCACCATCTCTACGACGATCACCATCACGACGGCGGCGATCACTACGACCACTTTCACGACGACGGCGTACGCGCAATGGTTTTTCTTCTGTAATATTTACAGGAGTAGTATCTGGTTCTTTTGTTAACAATTTAAGAGCTGCCGCCAAAAGTGTTACGGAATCTGTATCATTCAACAATTCCTCAGCACTAGATTTGAAAGGCGCCAATGCTTCTAGATTATCTGTCATTTCAACGAGGCTTTCAATTGCCAAACGTTGTTGACCTTCAAGAACTTCACCTAATGAAGGTGCACGACGACGTGCAATTTTACGTTTTGTTAAACGCTCGATAGCATGTAAATGCTCCATTTCACGAGGAATAACGAACGTGAAAGCCTGCCCAGCCTTACCGGCACGACCTGTACGACCTACGCGGTGTGTGTAGCTTTCAGGATCTTGAGGCATATCATAATTATATACATGAGACACGCCAGAAATATCAAGACCACGAGCTGCCACATCTGTAGCCACGAGAATATCAATGGTACCTTCGCGGAATTGGCGAATTACGCTGTCTCGTTTTTGTTGAGACAAGTCGCCATGGATGCCTTCCGCCATGTAACCACGTTTCTTAAGACCTTCTGTCACTTCATCAACACGACGTTTTGTACGTGTAAAGATAATAGCCAGTTCAGGTGTTTGGATATCAAACAAACGGCAAAGAACATCGAATTTTTGACGGTCTTGCACTTCGATATAGTATTGTTCAATTAAGTCCATCGTAACTTGAGTCGGTTTCATGCGAATCAATGTTGGCTCTGTCAAATATGTTTCAGCTAATTGTTGGATAGCCTTAGGCATAGTTGCAGAGAACAACAATGTTTGATGGTCTTCTGGGATAGCACCCAAGATTTTATTGATATCATCAACAAAGCCCATATTTAACATTTCGTCGGCTTCGTCCAATACCACGACTTTCACATGGTCAAAGTGGATAGAACCACGATCCATATGGTCCATCAATCGGCCTGGAGTGGCAACGATGATTTGAGGGTTCTTTTTCAAGGCACGGAACTGACGATTAATATCTTGACCACCATAAATTGGTAGTGCCGTGATATTCGTGTACTGAGCCATTTTGTTAAGCTCTTCAGCTACTTGAATAGCTAATTCTCGTGTAGGGGATAAAATAACTACTTGAACGTGACGCTCATTCCCGTCTACGCGTTCCAATACAGGCAAGCCAAATGCTGCTGTCTTACCAGTACCTGTTTGAGCTTGACCGATCATGTCTTTACCGCTCATGGCTACTGGGATAGCTTCCTGTTGAATTGGCGTAGGCTCTTCAAAGCCCATATCGTTTAACGCTCTTAGAACAGGTTCGCTAATCATTAATTGTTCAAATTTTTCTAACATCTAAATGTGTTTCCTCCTATCGCGCACGAACTATGCGCATTTGAATAGTATAACATATTTTGAAAGTGAGCGCTATAAGAGTTATTTTGAATCTAAACTAAATAGGATTTCTTTTACCCTTAAAATGTTCAATCAACACAATTCCACCTGATACACATAACAAAACAAGATATGACAAATGAATAGGCGTATACAAGCATTCAACAAGAACAACCCATAGAATCAAAATTAATTTAGAAATCCATTTTGTTCTTATTTTATCAGCAATCATAAATATAGATAAATTGATATTTATTTTAATGATTATCGCAGCAATAATAACTATTGATGTAAATTCTTCTCTATAATCTGTCAGTTCATATAAGGGATATAACAAATAACTCAATAGACCACTAAGTATTATTAAAAACCAAATATTTAGTCCCTTTAAAAGTTTAGATTTACTATAATAAAATACTCCAACAAAAAGAAAGAGTAAAACACTAAGCAATATCCCTATAATTAATAGATAATCAAAATGAATCATAGTTTATCCTGTCCTTTGACCATTTTCTAAATAGAATTTCTTGTAAATCATTTATGTTTAACATTTTACTTATTTGAAACAGATCCATGAAATACTCCTCAACTATACTTTATGGATAAGTTTATTACGCCTTACTTTCATTCAGTACATATACTCATGTATTCTATTTACTTAAGTATTGCTGTAGGGTTTGATTTTCTAACGGCCCTAATTGTAGCGCCTTCCGATTTTTAATTGCATAAATGGCTAATGCTTCAAAAGTATCTTTATCAAAATCAGAAAACTTGTTAAAGGAATCAAACACTATGAATCGTTGATTCAGTAAATCAGATAATACCTCTAAATCTTTCGTTCTCGTTTTATTTAGCTCATTTCGTGAATAAGATTCACGTTTTTCATCATTGGTATTATTCTTACTGAACCGATTTATATCAAGATTGTCGGAATAATAGCTATATATAGCTTTCTGAGAGAAATCAATTTTAGTCAATTTTCCGAATTCAAAATTATAATAAGCATTGTTTCTATAAATATGCTCACTACCATACTTACCAATAATAGTTCCTGTAGAAAGATCTACTATATCATTATGCTTAATCAAGCTTTCCTTTCTATACGATACATAGAAAGGTAGCTTTATAGGATGTCCAGCGTGCAAACCGGTATATCGTTTCTCACCATCAAAAAAGATCTCATGCCATATATCTCTATCACTTTCATCAAGACTAGAAATATTAGGATATAACTCATCAAGGCTCACATTAAAGTGTGTTTCTTTAGCATCTATCCGAGGAATGAAAGTGTTATATTTATTAATATCTTTATTCCAAGCATCTAACAAACTCACATTTTCATCAAAAATACCAATACCGTCTAAAGTTATGTAATAAAGTTTATTATCTACCTCATGAACAGCAACTACATTATTAGCAATCTTACAGTTTTCATTACCATAATATAATCCACTCTCCTGAAATTCACTTAGATAGATCAAACTATTTTTAAAGTCACCACCTGCCAAGAAATATATCAACACTCCCCATATGAGGATATAAAGCACTACTATTATGGCAACAATATATCCAATCCATTTAATTACTCTCTTCAAATTCATAATAGACCTCTATAAATAACACAATTTTATATGGCTACAATTATAACATACCCTATACTTTTACATATAATAGACTATTGTTAAGTACAAAAAAGGCGCCTCTTTCGGGCTGCTTCTTTATTATGGTTTATTGAGAGTTGTGTGGTATTAATCAGCTATATAAGTAAACAGTTAATTTAGATATAATATAATTAAAATAGTGTA
This window contains:
- a CDS encoding DEAD/DEAH box helicase, whose translation is MLEKFEQLMISEPVLRALNDMGFEEPTPIQQEAIPVAMSGKDMIGQAQTGTGKTAAFGLPVLERVDGNERHVQVVILSPTRELAIQVAEELNKMAQYTNITALPIYGGQDINRQFRALKKNPQIIVATPGRLMDHMDRGSIHFDHVKVVVLDEADEMLNMGFVDDINKILGAIPEDHQTLLFSATMPKAIQQLAETYLTEPTLIRMKPTQVTMDLIEQYYIEVQDRQKFDVLCRLFDIQTPELAIIFTRTKRRVDEVTEGLKKRGYMAEGIHGDLSQQKRDSVIRQFREGTIDILVATDVAARGLDISGVSHVYNYDMPQDPESYTHRVGRTGRAGKAGQAFTFVIPREMEHLHAIERLTKRKIARRRAPSLGEVLEGQQRLAIESLVEMTDNLEALAPFKSSAEELLNDTDSVTLLAAALKLLTKEPDTTPVNITEEKPLRVRRRRESGRSDRRRRDGDRRRDGDRRRSRDDRRSDRRNDRKGDRRRDDRKSDRPRGEKKTRHQSEGFKPYFKD